One genomic region from Streptomyces sp. NBC_01304 encodes:
- a CDS encoding lipopolysaccharide biosynthesis protein — MSDTTTAQARSTVDQATEEQEKQQPSGLRRRLPGNGNGGSPLFRNAYALMLNTGISGVLGLGFWLAAAHYYSADAVGQGSAAIAAMKLLAGLAALTLMGALARFIPIAGASTGRFIFRTYAGSSLAVALAAAVFLFTLDLWGGSYSFLHGTLNGIGFLLAVVAWSLLTLQDGVLTGLRNALWVPVGNTVFSIVKLVLLVAFAAAIPTAGVFVSWVAAIAVSVVPLGWLVFRRLVPRHVAATADRAAPPTLRELGRFLAGDYTGSLFSLAVVYLVPVLIASQVSSADNAYFYIATTIGGTVNLLAINMGASLTVEGAHDPAQLAANCRAALRRMARLMVPICTLMFLGAPLILRVFGSDYADAATPLLRWFAVGALLRVVIETYFAVLRAQSRTAPLAYLQGVLCALVIGLTLVLLPRMGLTGAGVAEIASLAVVASVAGFQMWRLVRTAPPAERRRPAVAPDGDLADLGTEEPDEAAARPAKDPGQRPTWALRAALDSDTMQLGIPLDFDHMERRPDVRPGPGTPAAGTPTLNLQPDDRGGRREREDHRERSDHRARGDHQAQEHRRERGDHRQQGNPGDRHDHRQQADHHEPDDHRQQTDRREPDDRGPSDRKPPREVPHQPPREGDEMDHRPTWALKVPPAPPGRQPASTPVPGPSQEASQEPEPAPRDAEAAGASEAAHESSAAAGAHESSALAAHGGSAVAAHESSALAARESSALAGPGGPQARGTAGAPPPPQHAPWPAAPPPGPSDPSPDPDEGTPVKPAYGVIALLITALTLFWVPVLKLREADLDEMGGLGLISVLPPVTLIGAALLVVTFASLLWHDRPHRLLLAAALIATLFSLHALPAVIEAEPRFATAWQHLGFMEYIDRTGSSVPELDARWSWPGFFAVATFAAEACGVTDLTGLIRWWPLAMQLLYLAPMFLLVRSMRASWRAKWAGVWIFVLSGWVGQDYFSPQGFTYLLYIAFVAILLVWFRAPRMLAARRRPGEAEVLPSTRGQRATLLLILVALFAATVPAHQLTPFVMLGVLSVLVLMGRSELRGLPILFTVLVTVWVGFLAEPYWKGHFEDLFGGVGGVGGNVTSSVGGRIEGGSSTHQLVLYVRVLLAGAVMALACWGWWRRRNHKYAERSLLVLTFVPFLGFGMQSYGGEMALRVFMFALPGAALLAGLALFPRTGRTAQERDKDKVSLAPLAALLAGLLLVGGFLVARWGNEPFERIRPGEVAAMEYVYDHDEPTVRLLWMSNDTVDNVTPALPWGKQDMEKVEYMPTLAPADPVLVGSLVKALKKAGPQSYLIINKSQSVYLTMDAGYPKNWDTRLIRNLDNRPELKKVYANSDATLYALTKRPDGPVAKAHPGPIGPLVTWTPWSVVGALAALALIALLAAREVVRVAVRPSVRQLQWLQSTYWFSLPLLAVLLASLVQRFMTMA; from the coding sequence GTGTCTGACACGACCACCGCCCAGGCGAGAAGCACCGTGGACCAGGCGACCGAAGAGCAGGAGAAGCAGCAGCCGTCCGGCCTCAGGCGCCGGCTGCCGGGAAACGGCAACGGCGGCAGTCCGCTGTTCCGCAACGCCTATGCGCTGATGCTGAACACGGGCATCTCCGGCGTGCTCGGCCTGGGCTTCTGGCTGGCCGCCGCGCACTACTACTCGGCCGACGCGGTCGGGCAGGGCTCGGCGGCCATCGCCGCGATGAAGCTGCTCGCGGGGCTTGCCGCGCTGACCCTGATGGGGGCGCTCGCACGGTTCATCCCCATCGCCGGGGCGAGCACCGGACGGTTCATCTTCCGTACGTACGCGGGTAGTTCGCTGGCGGTCGCGCTGGCCGCCGCGGTGTTCCTGTTCACGCTCGACCTGTGGGGAGGCTCGTACAGCTTCCTGCACGGGACGCTCAACGGCATCGGCTTCCTTCTCGCCGTGGTCGCCTGGTCGCTGCTCACGCTGCAGGACGGGGTGCTGACGGGGCTGCGCAACGCCCTGTGGGTGCCGGTCGGGAACACCGTCTTCTCGATCGTCAAGCTGGTGCTCCTGGTCGCCTTCGCCGCCGCCATCCCGACCGCCGGGGTCTTCGTCTCCTGGGTCGCGGCGATCGCCGTGTCCGTGGTGCCGCTCGGCTGGCTGGTGTTCCGGCGCCTGGTGCCCCGGCACGTGGCGGCGACCGCGGACCGGGCGGCGCCGCCCACGCTGCGCGAGCTGGGCCGCTTCCTGGCCGGTGACTACACGGGGTCGCTGTTCTCGCTCGCCGTGGTCTATCTGGTGCCGGTGCTCATCGCCTCACAGGTGAGCTCGGCCGACAACGCGTACTTCTACATCGCGACGACCATAGGCGGCACCGTCAATCTGCTCGCCATCAACATGGGCGCCTCACTGACCGTGGAGGGCGCGCACGACCCGGCGCAGCTCGCCGCGAACTGCCGGGCCGCGCTGCGCCGGATGGCCCGGCTCATGGTGCCCATCTGCACCCTGATGTTCCTGGGGGCGCCGCTGATCCTGCGGGTGTTCGGGAGCGACTACGCGGACGCGGCCACTCCGCTGCTGCGCTGGTTCGCGGTCGGCGCGTTGCTGCGCGTCGTCATAGAGACGTACTTCGCGGTGCTGCGCGCCCAGAGCCGTACCGCCCCGCTCGCCTATCTGCAGGGCGTGCTGTGCGCCTTGGTGATCGGCCTGACCCTGGTGCTGCTCCCCCGGATGGGGCTGACCGGCGCCGGTGTCGCCGAGATCGCCTCGCTCGCGGTGGTCGCCTCGGTCGCCGGGTTCCAGATGTGGCGCCTCGTGCGCACCGCGCCGCCGGCCGAGAGGCGCCGTCCGGCCGTCGCCCCGGACGGCGACCTGGCCGACCTCGGCACCGAGGAGCCGGACGAGGCCGCCGCACGGCCCGCCAAGGACCCTGGCCAGCGGCCGACTTGGGCGCTGCGGGCCGCGCTCGACTCGGACACCATGCAGCTCGGCATCCCGCTGGACTTCGACCACATGGAGCGCAGGCCGGACGTACGCCCCGGACCGGGCACACCGGCGGCCGGGACGCCGACCTTGAATCTGCAGCCCGACGACCGGGGCGGGCGTCGGGAGCGAGAAGACCACCGCGAACGAAGCGATCACCGCGCGCGAGGCGACCACCAGGCGCAAGAGCACCGGCGCGAGCGAGGCGACCACCGACAGCAGGGGAACCCCGGCGACCGACACGACCACCGGCAGCAAGCAGACCACCACGAGCCGGACGATCACCGGCAGCAGACAGACCGCCGCGAGCCAGACGATCGCGGCCCTTCCGACCGGAAGCCGCCCCGCGAGGTCCCGCACCAACCGCCGCGTGAGGGGGACGAGATGGACCACCGCCCGACCTGGGCCCTGAAGGTTCCGCCCGCCCCGCCCGGCAGGCAGCCCGCGTCGACGCCCGTGCCCGGCCCGTCCCAGGAGGCGAGCCAGGAGCCCGAACCGGCGCCGAGAGACGCCGAAGCGGCGGGAGCGTCCGAGGCGGCACACGAGAGCTCGGCAGCCGCGGGGGCGCACGAAAGCTCCGCCCTCGCCGCGCACGGAGGCTCCGCCGTGGCGGCGCACGAAAGCTCGGCCCTCGCCGCCCGCGAGAGCTCCGCCCTCGCCGGACCGGGCGGCCCGCAGGCCCGCGGTACGGCGGGCGCACCGCCTCCCCCACAGCACGCGCCATGGCCCGCCGCCCCTCCCCCCGGCCCGTCCGATCCGTCGCCCGACCCGGACGAGGGCACCCCCGTGAAGCCCGCGTACGGCGTGATCGCCCTGCTCATCACGGCGCTCACGCTGTTCTGGGTGCCCGTGCTCAAACTGCGCGAGGCCGACCTGGACGAGATGGGCGGGCTCGGCCTCATCTCCGTACTGCCACCCGTGACGCTGATCGGCGCCGCGCTCCTGGTCGTCACCTTCGCCTCGCTGCTCTGGCACGACCGCCCGCACCGGCTGCTGCTCGCGGCGGCGCTGATCGCGACGCTGTTCTCGCTGCACGCGCTGCCCGCGGTGATCGAGGCAGAGCCGCGGTTCGCGACGGCCTGGCAGCACCTCGGGTTCATGGAGTACATCGACCGCACCGGCTCGTCCGTGCCCGAACTGGACGCGCGCTGGAGCTGGCCCGGCTTCTTCGCGGTGGCCACCTTCGCCGCCGAGGCCTGCGGCGTCACCGACCTCACCGGCCTGATCCGCTGGTGGCCGCTGGCCATGCAACTGCTCTATCTGGCACCGATGTTCCTGCTCGTACGGTCCATGCGGGCGAGCTGGCGGGCCAAGTGGGCCGGGGTCTGGATCTTCGTCCTGAGCGGTTGGGTGGGCCAGGACTACTTCTCGCCGCAGGGCTTCACGTACCTCCTCTACATCGCCTTCGTGGCGATCCTCCTGGTGTGGTTCCGGGCGCCCCGCATGCTGGCGGCCAGGCGCAGGCCCGGCGAGGCCGAAGTCCTGCCGTCCACGCGCGGCCAGCGGGCGACCCTGCTGCTGATACTGGTCGCCCTGTTCGCGGCGACGGTCCCGGCCCACCAGCTCACGCCCTTCGTGATGCTCGGGGTCCTTTCCGTCCTCGTCCTCATGGGCCGCTCCGAGCTGCGCGGCCTGCCGATCCTGTTCACGGTCCTGGTGACCGTGTGGGTCGGATTCCTCGCCGAGCCCTACTGGAAGGGCCACTTCGAGGACCTGTTCGGCGGGGTCGGCGGGGTCGGCGGCAATGTCACCTCGTCGGTCGGCGGCCGCATCGAGGGCGGCAGCTCCACGCATCAACTCGTGCTGTACGTACGGGTGTTGCTCGCCGGTGCGGTCATGGCCCTGGCCTGCTGGGGCTGGTGGCGGCGACGCAACCACAAGTACGCCGAACGCTCCCTGCTCGTGCTCACCTTCGTGCCGTTCCTCGGCTTCGGAATGCAGTCGTACGGCGGCGAGATGGCCCTGCGGGTCTTCATGTTCGCCCTGCCGGGCGCGGCACTCCTGGCCGGCCTCGCCCTCTTCCCGCGCACCGGCCGCACGGCCCAGGAGCGCGACAAGGACAAGGTCAGCCTGGCCCCGCTGGCGGCGCTGCTCGCGGGCCTGCTCCTGGTCGGCGGGTTCCTCGTGGCGCGCTGGGGCAATGAGCCCTTCGAGCGGATCAGACCGGGCGAGGTCGCCGCGATGGAGTACGTCTACGACCACGACGAGCCGACCGTACGGCTGCTGTGGATGAGCAACGACACGGTCGACAACGTCACGCCCGCGCTGCCCTGGGGCAAGCAGGACATGGAGAAGGTCGAGTACATGCCGACGCTCGCGCCGGCCGATCCGGTCCTGGTCGGCAGCCTGGTCAAGGCCCTCAAGAAGGCCGGTCCGCAGTCGTACCTGATCATCAACAAGAGCCAGTCGGTGTATCTGACGATGGACGCCGGCTACCCGAAGAACTGGGACACCCGGCTGATCCGCAACCTCGACAACAGGCCCGAGCT
- a CDS encoding polysaccharide deacetylase family protein, whose product MSSQPVPVLMYHAVAHTPALATRELSVAPEAFADQMGVLAERGFTPLSTAQLAAVWRRGGPLPRKPVLITFDDGYEGVHGHALPVLAKHGFAATLFVSTGWIRGSYDTGGALDTMLDWKQVKALAAAGVEIGGHSHTHPQLDQLGDDALWFELLRCKEIVADELGARPESFAYPYGYSSRRVRRAVHDVGFAQALAVGNHLARRQQGPYALRRLTVRRATTPDEFTRIVEDTTGRAVARTFARDRALTKGYAVVRRARQARRKATRSRV is encoded by the coding sequence ATGAGCAGCCAGCCCGTGCCCGTCCTGATGTACCACGCCGTCGCGCACACACCGGCGCTCGCGACGCGTGAACTGTCCGTCGCCCCCGAGGCGTTCGCCGACCAGATGGGCGTCCTGGCCGAGCGGGGCTTCACCCCGCTCTCCACGGCGCAGCTCGCGGCCGTCTGGCGGCGCGGCGGCCCGCTGCCGCGCAAGCCGGTCCTGATCACCTTCGACGACGGGTACGAGGGCGTGCACGGCCACGCCCTGCCGGTGCTCGCCAAGCACGGCTTCGCGGCCACGCTGTTCGTCTCCACGGGCTGGATCAGGGGCTCGTACGACACCGGGGGCGCCCTCGACACCATGCTGGACTGGAAGCAGGTCAAGGCCCTGGCCGCGGCCGGCGTCGAGATCGGAGGGCACAGCCACACCCATCCGCAGCTCGACCAACTCGGCGACGACGCCCTGTGGTTCGAGCTCCTGCGCTGCAAGGAGATCGTCGCCGACGAGCTCGGAGCGCGGCCCGAGTCGTTCGCGTACCCCTATGGCTACTCCAGCCGCCGGGTCCGCCGAGCGGTGCACGACGTCGGCTTCGCCCAGGCGCTCGCGGTCGGCAACCACCTGGCGCGGCGACAGCAAGGCCCGTACGCGCTGCGGCGCCTGACCGTGCGCCGGGCCACCACGCCCGACGAATTCACCCGCATCGTGGAGGACACGACGGGCCGCGCCGTCGCCCGCACCTTCGCCAGGGACCGCGCCCTCACCAAGGGGTACGCCGTGGTCCGAAGAGCCCGACAGGCCCGCCGGAAGGCAACCCGTTCCCGTGTCTGA
- a CDS encoding glycosyltransferase family 2 protein, which produces MAGGISVVICVYTEDRWEDILAAVASVRAQSRPALETLLVVDHNRALLDRLTKEYKELRTEVRVLANAGPRGLSAGRNTGIAASHGEVIAFLDDDAVAERDWLRHFAAGYADPRVMAVGGRTMPIWASGRRPDWFPEEFDWVVGCTYKGLPQGKVRVRNVLGGNASFRREAFDAAGGFATGIGRDGDKRPLGCEETELCIRLTRARPDAILLIDDRAVIHHRVPGVREHFRYFRTRTYAEGLSKALVAKSVGADKGLESERRYTTRVLPAGVARGVRDALLRRPGGAGRAGAIVAGVTAAAGGYVLGSLRARRGGTVFRVAPITPPERANGAGPAGPVEGAVA; this is translated from the coding sequence CTGGCGGGGGGCATCTCCGTGGTGATCTGCGTGTACACCGAGGACCGCTGGGAGGACATCCTCGCGGCGGTCGCCTCGGTGCGCGCGCAGTCCCGGCCGGCCCTCGAGACGCTGCTGGTCGTCGACCACAACCGGGCGCTGCTCGACCGGCTGACCAAGGAGTACAAGGAACTGCGCACAGAGGTCCGGGTGCTCGCGAACGCGGGCCCCCGCGGCCTGTCCGCGGGCCGCAACACCGGCATCGCCGCGTCGCACGGCGAGGTCATCGCCTTCCTGGACGACGACGCGGTCGCCGAGCGGGACTGGCTGCGCCACTTCGCCGCCGGGTACGCGGACCCGCGGGTCATGGCGGTCGGCGGGCGCACCATGCCGATCTGGGCCTCGGGCCGCCGCCCCGACTGGTTCCCCGAGGAGTTCGACTGGGTCGTCGGCTGTACGTACAAGGGCCTGCCGCAGGGGAAGGTGCGGGTCCGCAACGTCCTGGGCGGCAACGCCTCCTTCCGTCGCGAGGCCTTCGACGCGGCGGGCGGCTTCGCGACGGGCATCGGCCGCGACGGCGACAAGCGCCCGCTCGGCTGCGAGGAGACCGAGCTGTGCATCCGGCTGACCCGGGCCAGGCCGGACGCGATCCTGCTGATCGACGACCGGGCGGTCATCCACCACCGGGTGCCGGGCGTGCGCGAGCACTTCCGCTACTTCCGTACGCGTACGTACGCGGAGGGGTTGTCGAAGGCGCTCGTGGCCAAAAGCGTGGGCGCCGACAAGGGACTCGAGTCCGAGCGCCGCTACACCACCCGGGTGCTGCCCGCAGGGGTGGCCCGGGGGGTGCGGGACGCGCTCCTTCGGCGGCCCGGGGGCGCCGGCCGGGCGGGCGCGATCGTGGCCGGAGTGACGGCCGCGGCGGGCGGGTACGTTCTGGGGAGCCTCCGCGCCCGCCGGGGCGGCACGGTCTTCCGGGTCGCGCCGATCACGCCCCCGGAGCGGGCGAACGGCGCGGGGCCGGCAGGGCCGGTGGAAGGGGCCGTCGCATGA
- a CDS encoding glycosyltransferase family 2 protein: MSSFVRPAVPGQDPLILQTVTSANGHTEETTKVTALIPAAPAHYRAISSHLAIAPPVSVVIPAMNEAENLPYVFKTLPDWIHEVVLVDGNSTDDTVAVARELRPDVKVVEQRGKGKGDALITGFAACTGDIIVMVDADGSADGDEIVSYVSALVSGADFAKGSRFANGGGTDDMTPIRKLGNWALCAVVNAKFGARYTDLCYGYNAFWRHCLDKIDLDCTGFEVETLMNIRVVKAGLKVQEIPSHEYNRIHGASNLRAVRDGLRVLRVILKERSNRRELRSHPHSPGLNVRRGEAS; encoded by the coding sequence ATGAGCTCTTTTGTGCGCCCGGCGGTACCGGGCCAAGATCCGTTAATCCTCCAGACCGTCACTTCGGCCAATGGCCACACCGAAGAGACAACAAAGGTCACGGCCCTGATACCGGCCGCGCCGGCCCACTACAGAGCGATCTCCTCTCACTTGGCAATAGCACCGCCGGTGAGCGTGGTGATCCCTGCGATGAATGAGGCGGAGAATCTTCCGTACGTCTTCAAGACCCTGCCCGACTGGATCCACGAAGTGGTTCTTGTCGACGGCAATTCCACCGATGACACGGTCGCGGTCGCCCGTGAACTGCGACCGGACGTCAAGGTCGTCGAGCAGCGCGGCAAGGGCAAGGGGGATGCCCTGATCACCGGCTTCGCCGCCTGCACGGGCGACATCATCGTCATGGTCGACGCGGACGGCTCCGCGGACGGCGACGAGATCGTCAGCTATGTCTCCGCACTCGTCTCGGGCGCCGACTTCGCCAAGGGCTCCCGCTTCGCCAACGGCGGCGGCACGGACGACATGACCCCGATCCGCAAGCTGGGCAACTGGGCGCTGTGCGCGGTCGTGAACGCCAAGTTCGGCGCCCGCTACACCGACCTGTGCTACGGCTACAACGCCTTCTGGCGGCACTGCCTGGACAAGATCGACCTCGACTGCACGGGCTTCGAGGTGGAGACCCTGATGAACATCCGGGTCGTCAAGGCCGGCCTGAAGGTCCAGGAGATTCCCAGCCACGAGTACAACCGCATCCACGGCGCCAGCAATCTGCGGGCGGTCCGGGACGGACTGCGGGTCCTCAGGGTGATCCTCAAGGAGCGCTCCAACCGCCGCGAGCTGCGCAGCCATCCGCACTCTCCGGGTCTCAACGTCAGGCGAGGAGAGGCGTCTTGA
- a CDS encoding GNAT family N-acetyltransferase, with translation MDISVYRPGELTAADRAAWTAMQSKAHLNGAPELANPFLSPEFTLAVGRCRRGVRIAVVREGGEPAAFFPFQRSATGVGRAVGLGVSDCQGLVHGPDFDWDARELLEACGLAVWDFDHLVQGQDPFEAWAAGTYPSPVMDIDQGYAAYLAQLRTRSPKFTRTTLAKERKLGREAGPVRYVHDERDPRALRTLMAWKSAQYRRTGRSDRFAHAWISRLMAQLFHTRGDSFGGLLSVLYAGDVPVAAHFGLRSERILACWFPAYDPAYAKYSPGLILHLKMAEAAAADGIAYLDLGRGQKEYKDSLKTRELTVSDGWVTRRHPVALGHRAHRAPVRALRNTVLRRPELFEPADRLLKRIGKIRSS, from the coding sequence GTGGACATCAGCGTGTACCGCCCAGGTGAGTTGACGGCCGCCGACCGGGCGGCCTGGACTGCGATGCAGTCGAAGGCGCACCTGAACGGCGCTCCGGAGCTGGCCAACCCCTTCCTGTCCCCCGAGTTCACCCTCGCCGTCGGCCGCTGCCGGCGCGGAGTGCGGATCGCCGTGGTACGCGAAGGGGGCGAGCCCGCGGCCTTCTTCCCGTTCCAGAGATCCGCCACCGGCGTCGGCCGGGCCGTGGGACTCGGCGTCTCCGACTGCCAGGGCCTGGTGCACGGACCGGATTTCGACTGGGACGCACGCGAGCTGCTCGAGGCGTGCGGGCTCGCGGTCTGGGACTTCGACCATCTGGTGCAGGGGCAGGACCCGTTCGAGGCGTGGGCCGCCGGCACCTACCCGTCCCCCGTGATGGACATCGACCAGGGGTACGCGGCCTATCTGGCCCAACTGCGCACGCGGTCCCCGAAGTTCACCCGGACGACGCTGGCCAAGGAACGCAAGCTCGGCCGCGAGGCCGGCCCCGTGCGCTATGTGCACGACGAGCGCGACCCGCGGGCGCTGCGCACCCTGATGGCGTGGAAGTCGGCCCAGTACCGCCGGACCGGTCGCAGTGACCGCTTCGCGCACGCCTGGATCAGCCGGCTCATGGCGCAGCTCTTCCACACCCGCGGCGACTCCTTCGGCGGACTGCTCTCGGTGCTCTACGCGGGCGACGTGCCGGTCGCCGCGCACTTCGGGCTGCGCTCCGAGCGGATCCTCGCCTGCTGGTTCCCGGCCTACGATCCCGCGTACGCCAAGTACTCCCCCGGACTGATCCTGCATTTGAAGATGGCCGAGGCGGCCGCCGCGGACGGCATCGCCTATTTGGATCTCGGCCGGGGACAGAAGGAATACAAGGATTCCCTGAAGACACGGGAACTCACCGTGTCCGACGGGTGGGTGACCCGCCGTCACCCGGTGGCGTTGGGACATCGGGCGCACCGCGCTCCGGTCCGCGCCCTGCGGAACACCGTGCTGCGCCGGCCCGAGTTGTTCGAGCCGGCGGATCGACTGCTGAAACGGATCGGAAAGATCCGTTCCAGCTGA
- a CDS encoding SGNH/GDSL hydrolase family protein encodes MRLSRITAYASSLLLAAGFALIGAGPAKSAEQAAAINYVALGDSYSSGVGAGSYDSGSGDCKRSTKAYPVLWKNAHAPAAFSFTACSGARTGDVVNNQLGPLSSSTTLVSISIGGNDAGFADVMTTCVLQSESSCIARVNEAKRYVDTTLPGNLDKTYSAISSKAPNAHVVVLGYPRFYKLNGSCTLGLSENERTAINGAADYLNAATAKRVADHGFTFAGVVPAFTGHEICSGSAWLHSVNWGNIGESYHPTAAGQSGGYLPTFSGAV; translated from the coding sequence ATGAGACTGTCCCGTATTACGGCATATGCATCCTCACTCCTCCTGGCCGCCGGCTTCGCCCTCATCGGGGCGGGACCGGCGAAGTCCGCCGAACAGGCGGCAGCCATCAACTATGTGGCCCTCGGCGACTCTTACTCCTCGGGTGTCGGGGCCGGCAGTTACGACAGCGGAAGCGGCGACTGCAAGCGCTCCACCAAGGCCTATCCCGTCCTCTGGAAGAACGCCCACGCACCCGCCGCCTTCTCCTTCACCGCCTGCTCGGGCGCGCGTACGGGCGATGTGGTGAACAACCAGCTGGGCCCGCTGAGTTCCTCGACCACACTCGTCTCGATCTCCATCGGCGGCAATGACGCCGGGTTCGCCGACGTCATGACCACCTGTGTCCTGCAGTCCGAGAGTTCCTGCATCGCCCGCGTCAACGAAGCCAAGCGCTACGTCGACACCACCCTGCCCGGCAACCTCGACAAGACGTACTCGGCGATCAGCTCCAAGGCCCCCAACGCCCATGTCGTGGTGCTCGGTTACCCCCGCTTCTACAAACTGAACGGAAGCTGCACCCTCGGCCTCTCCGAGAATGAGCGGACGGCCATAAACGGTGCCGCCGACTATCTGAACGCCGCCACCGCCAAGCGCGTCGCCGACCACGGCTTCACCTTCGCCGGCGTCGTCCCGGCCTTCACCGGCCATGAGATCTGCTCCGGCTCCGCCTGGCTGCACAGCGTGAACTGGGGCAACATCGGCGAGTCCTACCACCCCACCGCGGCGGGCCAGTCGGGCGGCTATCTGCCGACCTTCAGCGGCGCCGTGTAA
- a CDS encoding serine/threonine-protein kinase: MGTVWRARDEVLKREVAVKEVRAPAGLPRPDVERLYARLEREAWAAARVSHRSVVTVYDVATEGDRPWIVMELVRGLSLSEVLDAEGTLTPQRTAHIGAEVLAALRSAHDVGVLHRDVKPGNVLLSNDGRIVLTDFGIAMVEGSSALTMTGEVVGSPEFLAPERALGRTPGPESDLWSLGVLLYAAVEGYSPFRQDTPLSTLRAVVDEELPPPRRAGPLAPVIAGLLRKDPAERMSAEQAERDLRLVGAGGTPRADTAQAAAYLPTAAAERPTPPTPIPATAPSPSFGPATTTQTTTARPRRAAFALIAGLAALALALGGLTYALVNRDDGGGSGGGSNGGSGNGGSDSGGSGGSNGSSDSPSGADDGGSQSTGDNGGGDDGGKNGGNGGATTPPPQSVKVTVSGASTDYTGTCPPTEYPAFTASITVGRVPVAVEYRWVTAHGEPSDPDWKALDFAEGGGKTQEVNHTEAGYEANGTVENEMGVEVRKPLAATSNSVAYTVVCEEEPPTDGGSYTPDVEAQAVLTRRR; encoded by the coding sequence ATGGGCACGGTCTGGCGCGCCCGCGACGAGGTGCTCAAGCGCGAGGTCGCCGTGAAAGAGGTGCGCGCCCCGGCCGGTCTTCCCAGACCCGACGTGGAGCGGCTGTACGCGCGACTGGAGCGCGAGGCCTGGGCCGCCGCCCGGGTGTCGCACCGCAGCGTGGTCACCGTCTATGACGTGGCGACCGAGGGGGACCGCCCCTGGATCGTGATGGAGCTGGTCCGCGGGCTCTCCCTGTCCGAAGTCCTGGACGCCGAGGGTACGTTGACGCCGCAGCGCACCGCGCACATCGGGGCCGAGGTGCTCGCCGCCCTGCGCAGCGCCCATGACGTGGGCGTGCTGCACCGCGACGTCAAACCCGGGAACGTACTCCTGTCGAACGACGGCCGGATCGTCCTGACCGACTTCGGCATCGCCATGGTCGAGGGCAGCTCGGCCCTCACCATGACCGGCGAGGTGGTCGGCTCGCCCGAATTCCTGGCCCCGGAGCGGGCGTTGGGCCGCACCCCGGGACCGGAATCCGATCTGTGGTCGCTGGGGGTGCTCCTTTACGCGGCGGTCGAAGGGTATTCGCCGTTCCGTCAGGACACCCCGCTCTCCACGCTCCGCGCGGTCGTCGACGAGGAGTTGCCGCCGCCGCGGCGCGCGGGCCCGCTGGCGCCGGTGATCGCCGGTCTGCTGCGCAAGGACCCCGCCGAGCGGATGTCCGCGGAGCAGGCGGAGCGCGACCTGCGGCTCGTGGGCGCGGGCGGCACCCCGCGCGCCGACACGGCCCAGGCCGCCGCGTATCTGCCGACGGCCGCGGCGGAGCGGCCCACCCCGCCGACCCCGATCCCCGCCACCGCGCCCAGCCCTTCCTTCGGGCCGGCCACCACCACGCAGACCACGACCGCCCGGCCCCGACGCGCGGCGTTCGCGCTGATCGCAGGGCTGGCCGCACTCGCGCTCGCCCTCGGCGGGCTCACGTACGCCCTCGTCAACCGCGACGACGGCGGGGGCTCCGGCGGCGGCTCGAACGGCGGGAGCGGCAACGGCGGTTCGGACTCCGGCGGCTCCGGCGGCTCGAACGGTTCGAGCGACAGCCCGAGCGGCGCGGACGACGGCGGCTCGCAGAGCACCGGGGACAACGGCGGCGGGGACGACGGCGGCAAGAACGGCGGCAACGGCGGTGCGACGACGCCCCCGCCCCAGTCCGTCAAGGTCACCGTCAGCGGCGCGAGCACCGACTACACCGGCACCTGCCCGCCGACCGAGTACCCGGCCTTCACGGCGTCCATCACGGTGGGCCGGGTGCCGGTCGCCGTCGAGTACCGCTGGGTGACGGCGCACGGCGAGCCCTCGGACCCAGACTGGAAGGCCTTGGACTTCGCCGAGGGCGGCGGCAAGACCCAGGAGGTGAACCATACGGAGGCCGGGTACGAAGCGAACGGGACCGTCGAGAACGAGATGGGCGTGGAGGTCCGCAAGCCGCTCGCGGCGACCTCCAACTCCGTTGCGTACACCGTGGTGTGCGAGGAGGAGCCCCCGACGGACGGAGGCTCCTACACGCCGGACGTCGAAGCGCAGGCAGTACTTACACGGCGCCGCTGA